One Primulina huaijiensis isolate GDHJ02 chromosome 8, ASM1229523v2, whole genome shotgun sequence genomic region harbors:
- the LOC140983591 gene encoding uncharacterized protein, which yields MVFYFKARPESGDYTIFMGLDKHENEELIKYGFVEDIWFHVDKMSSAHVYLRLHKGQTIDDISEGVLEDCAQLVKANSIQGNKVNNVDVVYTPWQNLKKTASMDVGQVGFYNPKMVRTVRVEKRINEIVNRLNKTKVERKPDLKAEREAVNAAERAERKHQLREKKRKEELEKLEKDRQADLRSYKNLMVAEKMTSNKEIASTNKSLQELEEDFM from the exons ATGGTGTTCTACTTCAAGGCCCGCCCGGAGTCGGGGGATTACACCATTTTCATGGGTCTCGACAAGCACGAGAACGAGGAGCTCATCAAATACGGTTTCGTCGAAGATATATG GTTCCATGTGGATAAAATGTCTTCAGCCCACGTTTATTTGAGATTGCACAAGGGTCAGACTATTGATGACATTTCCGAAGGTGTATTGGAAGATTGTGCCCAACTGGTGAAGGCAAATTCTATCCAGG GAAACAAAGTGAACAATGTTGATGTTGTTTATACTCCTTGGCAAAATCTTAAGAAAACTGCATCCATGGACGTTGGGCAGGTTGGATTCTACAACCCAAAAATG GTTCGTACTGTGAGAGTGGAAAAGCGAATAAATGAAATCGTGAACAGGTTAAACAAAACAAAGGTTGAAAGAAAACCTGATTTAAAAG CTGAAAGAGAAGCAGTTAATGCTGCTGAAAGAGCAGAAAGGAAACATCAGCTCAGAGAGAAA AAACGGAAGGAAGAGTTGGAAAAGCTTGAAAAAGACAGGCAGGCTGATTTGAGGAGCTACAAAAATTTGATGGTAGCCGAGAAGATGACGTCTAACAAGGAAATAGCATCAACCAACAAATCGTTGCAAGAACTGGAAGAAGACTTCATGTGA